A single genomic interval of Aedes aegypti strain LVP_AGWG chromosome 1, AaegL5.0 Primary Assembly, whole genome shotgun sequence harbors:
- the LOC5572004 gene encoding uncharacterized protein LOC5572004 isoform X3, producing MAKTFMKKDMWDAVERNRREENDRNGKISRHCKTVILPDRLQEAVDQRVKFLAKHGPQKNKLQPLHTQTCYVIHENIEISNPGETSVYSILTDAPVYKLELEDGFDEKIGGKRKSSNVHYGYVKLKSVEYIKPNNPSPLDVIDRANAAIYGESSGLNRNTLKQGNAKSSSISDSDTMDEEDDDEDEVNDAPIVNFGKLKFRDSIAIKMPKLTNGGGIYGTNSLLNPSTSTSSTSPPSSEYDYAYITAINTHQPLSVMKSVNDDQPISTTVLPDYCVTTINCSSELNQGYYSDDESDADKLLYLAKNGLPMKSNPTEYVTERKQYLNSKGFLAYFINLFQDTLAYDLGIKKENLDNATWKGAIIYCDQWEIVPAVVCPWPREASEWIQRKREVKVNPLTKQKFQWPTAPMIQKVKSFGCHVIPTGYAPKVGTNRHRQLEWKIVFPEAERYLESCLTNTQVKIYMLTKLLLKTFVDPALVTNMNMFGNEHLRAHLFWQCESNYAAWPEDYIGEALLRFLNGLLDRIKTHKLPDYFLPSRNLFENIPERVLVELHKRIFRITENPVMHLMIALRNMKLPGGQTTFYPKLKIKRIYSVMIIDNPLKIVNPRFRDENENLAAEDSAAEDQEKEVAVGMIAYFNEQEVESRKQRTRIVRFMEAEKKKIEQQEERRVSTDSIDLMFCFNFQFNPLKHMENLRRQLIYNIFVQHFIEMAQVSYVFRSLNQGLIYLKQAERICSLLTDDHGIEESRQFLTKIFSVRNELLKAINNASYRPALPKRASSAVQSPQQRRIRMKSPKQNGRKGRPSYSNVSPDSHSQENTPRQTPERIRKRSARQVATTAQVHSPVRTSPPTSTSDEQEDISRLLGNITIGA from the exons GGACATGTGGGACGCGGTGGAAAGGAACCGCCGGGAAGAGAATGATCGTAACGGCAAGATATCCAGGCACTGCAAAACCGTAATCTTGCCCGACCGACTTCAGGAAGCAGTCGATCAGCGGGTGAAGTTCTTGGCCAA aCATGGACCTCAGAAGAATAAGCTGCAGCCGTTGCACACACAGACCTGCTACGTGATTCACGAAAATATAGAGATTTCGAACCCTGGAGAGACTTCGGTCTACAGCATCCTTACTGATGCTCCAGTGTACAAACTAGAACTGGAAGATGGATTCGACGAGAAAATCGGTGGCAAACGAAAGAGTTCAAACGTCCACTACGGATATGTGAAGCTGAAGAGCGTGGAGTACATTAAGCCTAACAACCCATCGCCCTTAGATGTCATTGATAGGGCCAACGCCGCTATCTACGGGGAGTCCAGTGGCTTGAACAGAAATACACTCAAGCAGGGGAATGCGAAGTCCAGCAGTATCAGCGATAGTGACACCATGGATGAGgaagatgatgatgaagatGAGGTGAATGATGCGCCGATCGTCAACTTTGGTAAACTCAAGTTCAGAGACAGTATTGCCATCAAAATGCCCAAATTGACAAACGGAGGAGGAATCTATGGAACGAACTCCTTGCTGAATCCTTCAACATCTACGAGCTCTACGTCTCCTCCGAGCAGTGAATACGACTACGCGTACATAACAGCGATCAACACTCATCAACCGCTTAGCGTCATGAAGAGTGTGAACGATGACCAACCAATCAGTACAACGGTACTGCCGGATTATTGCGTAACAACGATTAACTGTTCCTCTGAACTGAATCAAGGCTACTACTCGGACGATGAATCGGACGCCGATAAACTTCTGTATCTAGCTAAAAATGGTCTTCCGATGAAGTCGAATCCAACGGAATACGTTACAGAAAGAAAGCAGTACCTTAATTCCAAAGGATTCCTAGCATATTTCATAAACCTGTTTCAAGATACCCTGGCCTACGACTTGGGCATCAAGAAAGAGAACCTGGACAACGCGACCTGGAAAGGTGCCATCATATACTGTGACCAATGGGAGATTGTACCAGCAGTTGTTTGCCCTTGGCCCCGCGAAGCTTCAGAATGGATTCAAAGAAAACGCGAAGTGAAGGTCAATCCTCTGACCAAGCAGAAGTTCCAATGGCCAACAGCACCGATGATCCAGAAGGTCAAGTCATTTGGATGCCACGTGATACCTACCGGGTACGCCCCGAAGGTTGGAACTAATCGTCACAGGCAGCTGGAGTGGAAAATCGTTTTTCCAGAAGCGGAGCGCTATCTCGAGAGTTGCCTTACGAACACCCAAGTCAAGATCTACATGCTCACAAAACTGTTACTAAAAACGTTCGTAGATCCTGCTCTAGTCACCAACATGAACATGTTCGGCAATGAACATCTTCGGGCACATCTTTTTTGGCAATGCGAAAGTAACTACGCTGCCTGGCCCGAAGACTACATCGGAGAAGCCTTACTACGCTTCTTGAACGGTTTGTTGGATCGCATTAAAACCCACAAACTCCCTGACTACTTCCTGCCCAGTAGGAACCTTTTCGAGAACATTCCAGAGCGGGTGCTGGTGGAGTTGCACAAACGAATCTTTCGAATCACAGAAAACCCCGTCATGCATTTGATGATAGCCCTGAGAAACATGAAACTGCCCGGAGGTCAGACAACGTTCTACCCGAAGCTGAAGATCAAGCGAATCTACTCGGTGATGATAATCGACAACCCCCTGAAGATAGTCAACCCGCGCTTCCGAGATGAGAATGAAAACCTGGCGGCTGAGGATTCCGCAGCGGAGGACCAGGAGAAGGAGGTGGCCGTCGGAATGATTGCGTACTTCAACGAACAGGAAGTCGAGTCTCGGAAGCAGAGAACGAGAATCGTTAGATTCATGGAAGCCGAGAAGAAAAAGATCGAACAACAGGAAGAAAGAAGGGTGTCTACGGACTCTATTGATTTGATG TTCTGTTTCAATTTTCAGTTCAATCCCCTGAAACACATGGAAAACCTCCGCCGTCAGCTGATATACAACATTTTCGTGCAGCACTTCATCGAGATGGCGCAAGTTTCGTACGTTTTCCGATCGCTCAACCAGGGTTTGATCTACCTGAAGCAAGCCGAGCGTATCTGCAGTTTGCTAACCGACGATCACGGCATCGAAGAGTCTCGTCAGTTCCTAACGAAGATTTTCAGTGTGCGCAACGAGCTCCTGAAGGCGATCAACAATGCATCCTATCGCCCGGCATTACCAAAACGGGCCAGCTCGGCCGTACAAAGTCCTCAGCAGCGACGCATACGGATGAAGTCCCCTAAGCAAAACGGCCGCAAAGGCCGACCGTCGTACAGCAACGTAAGTCCTGATTCACACTCGCAGGAGAATACACCACGGCAGACACCGGAACGCATCCGGAAACGGTCGGCACGTCAAGTGGCAACTACCGCGCAGGTCCACAGTCCGGTGCGGACATCACCGCCGACCTCGACGTCCGATGAGCAGGAGGACATTTCCAGGCTTTTGGGGAACATAACCATTGGCGCATAG